In Flavivirga abyssicola, the following are encoded in one genomic region:
- a CDS encoding peptidoglycan bridge formation glycyltransferase FemA/FemB family protein, protein MGRKLIANLKVIHKKTEWHNTLDDIGYYDFYHTYDYHYLSKLHDEKAVLLKYTEGNKVICFPFLIRKINDTDYFDATSVYGYAGPLQKNLDKNFDNNLFSKALNNYFVQENIISVFSRLNPFIHNQELILKNIGKIKELGNVVNIDLTLPLEKQRASYSKITKRYINKCRKQCHVVRSNCPSDIDSFVNLYYENMDRVNAKENYYFSKDYFLKFVTSNDYETDILFAVLKDTNEIISSALMVKTNNVVQYHLSGTKAEFLDLSPIRLLIDEMRIISKNENKTFFNLGGGLGNSDDGLFRFKSSFSKDFKPFKIWKHIINKKVYDSLVEEYVPPGCDFDFFPLYRCNRL, encoded by the coding sequence ATGGGACGTAAATTAATAGCAAATTTAAAGGTTATCCATAAAAAAACAGAATGGCACAATACGCTAGATGATATTGGCTATTATGATTTTTATCACACTTATGATTATCATTATTTATCTAAATTACATGATGAAAAAGCTGTTTTGCTTAAATATACTGAAGGAAATAAAGTTATCTGTTTTCCTTTCTTGATAAGAAAAATTAACGATACAGATTATTTTGATGCCACATCTGTATATGGATATGCAGGTCCTTTACAAAAGAATCTTGATAAAAATTTTGACAACAACCTCTTTTCAAAAGCACTAAACAATTATTTTGTTCAGGAAAATATTATTTCGGTCTTTTCAAGGTTAAACCCATTTATTCATAATCAAGAACTCATATTAAAAAATATAGGTAAAATAAAAGAACTAGGTAATGTAGTTAATATCGATTTAACCCTACCTCTGGAAAAACAACGTGCATCCTATTCTAAAATTACGAAACGTTACATAAATAAATGCAGAAAACAATGCCATGTAGTAAGAAGTAATTGTCCGTCAGATATAGACAGTTTTGTAAATCTATATTATGAAAATATGGATCGTGTTAACGCAAAAGAAAATTATTATTTTTCAAAGGACTATTTTTTAAAATTTGTAACCAGTAATGACTATGAAACGGATATCTTATTTGCGGTTTTAAAAGATACAAATGAAATCATTTCTTCTGCACTGATGGTAAAAACAAATAACGTTGTTCAATATCATCTTTCCGGAACCAAGGCTGAATTTTTAGACCTTTCCCCTATTCGCTTGCTAATTGATGAAATGAGAATTATTTCTAAAAATGAAAATAAAACTTTTTTTAACCTTGGGGGAGGATTAGGCAATTCTGATGATGGGCTGTTTAGGTTTAAATCTTCATTTTCTAAAGACTTTAAACCTTTTAAAATATGGAAGCATATAATAAACAAAAAAGTCTATGATAGCTTAGTAGAAGAATACGTACCTCCAGGTTGTGATTTCGATTTTTTCCCACTATATAGATGCAATAGATTGTAA
- a CDS encoding MBOAT family O-acyltransferase translates to MIDSHTKQSKRKQWLWISVLFNVGLLGFFKYYNFFVDSWIDMFSMFGYQIKSTWTLNVILPVGISFYTFQTMSYSFDIYYNKLKPTKDFLSFAAFVSFFPQLVAGPIERASNLLSQITNKREFSYDQSVSGLKLILWGLFKKVVIADALAPIVDDIFANYTSYPASTLILGVTLFSFQVYGDFSGYSDIAIGTAKLFGIELKSNFKFPNFSRNVAEYWQRWHVSLSTWFRHYVYIPLGGSRVSKLKSVRNIIIIFLVSGFWHGANWTFIFWGAFHALAFIPVFLMGRNTMYKNSVVGENTFFPSLVEIGQVLLTFSIVTFSRIFFRSESITDAFAFIKRILSNFTYEVYNHPMGYRMIDYYILIALFVLYEYRIRKDERSPFKFKSKIVRFIVYTVVILGMLLFYDSNIDRSFIYFQF, encoded by the coding sequence ATGATAGATTCCCATACAAAACAATCAAAAAGAAAACAATGGCTTTGGATTAGTGTTTTATTTAACGTAGGACTTTTAGGTTTTTTTAAATATTACAACTTTTTCGTAGACTCATGGATAGATATGTTTTCCATGTTTGGATACCAAATAAAAAGTACATGGACTTTAAATGTTATACTTCCTGTAGGTATTTCTTTTTATACGTTTCAAACGATGTCATATTCCTTTGATATTTACTATAACAAACTCAAACCCACTAAAGATTTCCTGTCTTTTGCCGCTTTTGTAAGTTTCTTTCCCCAGTTAGTCGCCGGCCCTATTGAAAGGGCTTCGAATTTGCTTTCTCAAATCACTAATAAGAGGGAATTTAGTTATGATCAATCTGTTAGTGGTTTAAAACTAATATTATGGGGATTATTTAAAAAAGTTGTTATAGCTGATGCTTTAGCTCCAATAGTAGATGATATTTTTGCTAATTACACCTCGTATCCCGCATCTACTCTTATTTTAGGTGTTACTTTATTTAGTTTTCAAGTATATGGTGATTTTAGTGGTTATTCAGATATAGCTATTGGTACAGCTAAATTATTTGGTATAGAATTAAAATCTAATTTTAAGTTTCCAAATTTCTCTAGAAATGTCGCTGAATATTGGCAACGTTGGCATGTCTCTCTCTCTACTTGGTTCAGGCATTATGTATACATACCACTAGGCGGATCTAGAGTAAGTAAACTAAAATCTGTTAGAAATATTATTATTATTTTCTTGGTTAGTGGTTTTTGGCATGGAGCAAATTGGACCTTTATTTTCTGGGGTGCATTTCACGCTTTAGCATTTATTCCTGTTTTTTTAATGGGAAGAAATACTATGTATAAAAACAGTGTAGTAGGGGAGAATACATTCTTTCCTTCTTTAGTTGAAATAGGGCAAGTATTACTTACATTTTCTATTGTTACATTTTCTAGAATATTTTTTAGATCGGAATCGATTACAGATGCATTTGCATTTATAAAGAGAATATTATCTAATTTCACTTATGAAGTATATAATCACCCGATGGGATATAGAATGATTGATTATTATATCCTTATAGCATTGTTTGTTTTATATGAATACCGTATTAGAAAAGATGAACGCTCTCCGTTTAAATTTAAATCTAAAATAGTTAGGTTTATTGTTTATACTGTAGTTATTTTGGGTATGCTTCTATTTTATGATAGTAATATTGACAGGTCATTTATTTATTTTCAATTTTAA
- a CDS encoding M14 family metallopeptidase yields MQVEEIKSLFLKHKETNLSHRYITNKHIEPLLNNLKEYIAMETIGKSVLNKPIYGFKVGEGKKRILMWSQMHGNESTTTKALFDLLNTLLVSDTSCKNILEACTLYIIPILNPDGAEAYMRINANKVDLNRDAQNLSQPESKILRATFESFKPHFCFNLHGQRTIFSTGNTNKSATVSFLAPAQDEACTITPNRKVAMEVISIMNNALQKVIPNQVGVYDDAFNLNCVGDTFQNENIPTILFEAGHYKDDYGREVTRELIYISYISSLNYIANNAVKGDDYKPYLEIPENEKCFFDVIIRNAKVSGHSNEKINDIAIQYQEKLIDNKIEFIPKIEKIENLDAFYGHKEINANGFEVLNIDNQLVEINYENVFVIINNEKIALISK; encoded by the coding sequence ATGCAAGTAGAAGAAATAAAATCTTTGTTTTTAAAACATAAAGAAACCAACTTATCACACCGTTATATAACCAACAAGCACATAGAGCCTCTCTTAAACAACCTAAAAGAATATATTGCTATGGAAACCATTGGTAAATCGGTTTTAAACAAGCCTATTTACGGATTTAAAGTTGGTGAAGGAAAAAAGCGAATTTTAATGTGGTCACAGATGCATGGTAACGAGTCGACCACGACTAAAGCTTTGTTTGACCTATTAAACACGCTTTTAGTTTCAGATACTAGTTGCAAAAACATTTTAGAAGCCTGTACTTTATATATTATACCTATACTAAATCCAGATGGCGCTGAGGCTTACATGCGGATAAATGCTAACAAGGTTGATTTAAATAGAGACGCTCAAAATTTATCTCAGCCAGAGAGTAAAATTTTAAGAGCTACCTTTGAATCTTTTAAACCTCATTTTTGCTTTAATTTACATGGCCAACGAACTATTTTTAGCACTGGAAATACCAATAAATCAGCAACAGTATCATTTTTAGCACCTGCACAAGATGAAGCCTGTACAATAACTCCTAATAGAAAAGTTGCTATGGAAGTTATTAGTATTATGAATAATGCTTTACAAAAAGTTATTCCTAATCAAGTTGGGGTATATGATGATGCATTTAATTTAAATTGTGTTGGGGATACATTTCAAAATGAAAATATCCCAACAATTTTATTTGAAGCGGGTCATTATAAAGATGATTATGGGAGGGAAGTTACCCGAGAACTTATTTACATCTCATATATTTCATCGTTAAACTATATTGCTAATAATGCTGTTAAAGGGGATGATTATAAACCTTATTTAGAAATACCAGAAAATGAAAAATGTTTTTTCGATGTCATTATAAGAAATGCTAAGGTTTCTGGTCATTCTAATGAAAAAATTAATGACATAGCAATTCAATACCAGGAAAAGTTAATCGATAATAAAATTGAATTTATTCCTAAAATTGAAAAAATTGAAAATTTAGATGCTTTTTATGGGCATAAAGAAATCAATGCCAATGGTTTTGAGGTATTGAATATTGACAATCAATTGGTGGAAATCAATTACGAAAACGTTTTCGTAATAATAAATAATGAGAAAATCGCATTAATATCGAAATAA
- a CDS encoding Lrp/AsnC family transcriptional regulator — translation MGKIKLDEIDHQILDMLIDNTRIPFTDIAKKLLISAGTVHVRVKKMEESGIIKGSSLMLDYKKLGYSFIAYVGVYLNNTSQTKFVLERINEIPYVTVAHITTGKFNIFCKIRAKSTEHAKEVIFLLDDIEGVYRTETMISLEESINDKKRLMHSIFKNM, via the coding sequence ATGGGGAAAATAAAATTAGACGAAATCGACCACCAAATTCTTGATATGTTAATTGATAACACAAGAATACCATTTACAGACATTGCAAAGAAACTATTAATCTCTGCAGGTACAGTACATGTTCGTGTAAAGAAAATGGAAGAATCTGGAATTATAAAAGGTTCTTCATTAATGCTAGATTATAAAAAGCTTGGTTATTCATTTATAGCATATGTAGGGGTGTATTTAAATAATACGTCTCAAACTAAGTTTGTTTTAGAGCGCATCAATGAAATTCCATATGTTACTGTAGCACATATTACTACAGGAAAATTTAATATTTTCTGTAAAATTAGAGCTAAAAGTACCGAGCATGCTAAAGAAGTTATTTTTCTGTTGGATGATATAGAAGGTGTATATAGGACAGAAACTATGATATCTTTAGAGGAAAGTATAAATGATAAAAAACGTTTAATGCATTCTATATTTAAAAATATGTAG
- a CDS encoding hydrolase, with the protein MKQRIFMYLFVFAALLVLFQYVNSKRVFEDINNKLTTQKTALEKYKDSVAVLQDDILKLSHFNLDRNEDAISYFENDGYNISELIPFIKDELYKLNEVKGEHPIVPYVASEGRKMMINTVKMLNHKWIIADFSDGEYWGEIFLTYEITEDKQLKFNLVEYFLYPFDR; encoded by the coding sequence ATGAAACAAAGAATTTTTATGTATTTGTTCGTTTTTGCGGCATTATTGGTCTTATTTCAGTATGTAAATTCAAAACGGGTATTTGAAGATATTAATAATAAGCTCACTACTCAAAAAACAGCATTAGAAAAATACAAAGATTCGGTAGCGGTTTTACAAGATGATATTTTGAAGCTTTCGCATTTTAATTTAGATAGAAATGAAGATGCCATTAGTTATTTTGAAAATGATGGTTATAATATATCTGAATTGATTCCTTTTATAAAAGATGAACTTTACAAGTTAAATGAAGTTAAAGGAGAGCATCCTATTGTGCCTTATGTGGCTAGTGAAGGTAGAAAGATGATGATTAATACTGTGAAAATGTTAAATCATAAATGGATAATTGCTGATTTTTCCGATGGTGAGTATTGGGGAGAAATCTTTTTAACGTATGAGATAACTGAAGATAAACAGCTTAAATTTAATCTAGTTGAGTATTTCTTATATCCATTTGACAGATAG
- the bcp gene encoding thioredoxin-dependent thiol peroxidase: MNTLKVGDKAPNFEALDELGNTVKLSDFKGKKLVVFFYPKANTPTCTVEACNLRDEYTVLKEKGYEILGVSADTQKKQSNFKKKFNFPYPLLADVDKDVINAFGVWGEKKFMGRTFDGIHRITFVINEEGVIEKVIDKVKAKIHAAQILE, from the coding sequence ATGAACACATTAAAAGTAGGAGATAAGGCACCAAATTTTGAAGCTTTAGACGAGCTAGGAAATACGGTTAAATTATCAGATTTTAAAGGTAAAAAATTAGTGGTTTTCTTTTATCCAAAAGCGAATACCCCAACATGTACAGTAGAAGCTTGTAATTTACGGGATGAGTATACTGTCTTGAAAGAAAAGGGTTATGAGATTTTAGGCGTTAGCGCGGACACTCAAAAGAAACAATCAAATTTTAAAAAGAAATTTAATTTTCCATATCCGTTATTAGCAGATGTTGATAAGGACGTTATTAATGCTTTTGGTGTTTGGGGAGAGAAAAAATTTATGGGACGCACTTTTGATGGTATCCACCGTATTACTTTCGTTATTAACGAAGAAGGAGTGATTGAAAAAGTTATCGATAAAGTAAAAGCGAAAATACATGCAGCCCAAATATTAGAATAA
- a CDS encoding TonB-dependent receptor, which produces MEITIKGDKEFNDVPSLKSKALRINLNENIYGTFAEIGAGQETCRHFFRAGGASGTIAKAMSAYDKDFSDAVYGAEDDGRYVTEARLRKMLSHEMDLMETRLTREKHPNKIFFTYANTVATIDFAKQFKGHGWVGIKYQVEATGDYNEILLHLRFKETDARLQQETLGVLGTNLIYGAFYKYNEPKKLLRYLYDHLDKDQLEIDTINFSGPAFQNIDNRLMSLQLVKNGMTDAVVFGPDGTNVLPARVFYKKNILALRGSFRPVTKVNMAMYEKSYEMFIKESKVNPDKTVVVFEITLSNLRAEGEIDEQDFIDRADLLCSLGQSVMISNFQEYFRVVEYFSNYTKARMGLAMGVSNLVDIFDEKYYRHISGGILEAFGKLFFKDLKVYLYPMLDHETGELINSENLKVYPRMKELYKFFKYNGKVIDIEDYDKSIMSIFSREILRMISEGERGWEDMVPEGTADLIKDYRLFGYTRKPLTLSKRK; this is translated from the coding sequence ATGGAAATAACCATAAAGGGTGATAAAGAATTTAATGATGTTCCTTCGTTGAAATCGAAGGCACTTCGTATTAATTTAAACGAAAATATCTACGGAACATTTGCAGAAATTGGGGCAGGTCAAGAGACTTGTCGTCATTTTTTTAGAGCTGGTGGGGCTTCAGGAACCATTGCAAAAGCAATGTCTGCTTATGACAAGGATTTTAGTGATGCTGTTTATGGAGCTGAAGACGACGGACGTTATGTAACGGAAGCCCGTTTAAGAAAGATGCTGAGCCATGAAATGGATCTCATGGAAACAAGGCTAACAAGAGAAAAACATCCAAATAAAATATTTTTCACATACGCTAACACTGTTGCTACAATAGACTTTGCGAAGCAATTCAAAGGTCATGGATGGGTTGGTATTAAATATCAAGTTGAAGCTACTGGTGATTACAATGAGATTCTTTTACATCTTAGATTTAAAGAAACAGATGCGCGCTTACAGCAAGAAACACTTGGTGTATTAGGTACAAATCTTATATATGGTGCGTTTTATAAATATAACGAACCTAAAAAATTGCTGCGCTATTTATACGACCATTTAGACAAAGATCAATTAGAAATTGACACTATCAATTTTTCTGGACCAGCTTTTCAAAATATTGATAACCGCTTAATGAGTTTACAACTTGTTAAAAATGGTATGACTGATGCTGTAGTGTTTGGCCCTGATGGAACAAATGTGCTTCCTGCAAGAGTTTTTTACAAAAAGAACATTTTAGCCCTACGAGGTAGTTTCAGACCTGTAACTAAGGTAAATATGGCTATGTATGAGAAGTCGTACGAAATGTTTATAAAAGAAAGCAAAGTTAATCCTGATAAAACCGTAGTCGTTTTTGAAATTACACTATCTAATTTAAGAGCAGAAGGAGAAATTGACGAGCAAGATTTTATAGATAGAGCAGATTTATTATGCTCTCTAGGACAATCTGTTATGATTTCTAACTTCCAGGAATACTTTAGGGTTGTTGAGTACTTTTCTAATTACACCAAAGCCAGAATGGGATTAGCTATGGGGGTTAGTAATTTGGTTGATATTTTTGATGAAAAATACTATCGCCATATCAGTGGCGGCATCCTTGAGGCATTTGGTAAATTATTTTTCAAAGACTTAAAGGTTTACCTATACCCAATGTTAGATCATGAAACTGGAGAATTAATTAATAGTGAAAATTTAAAAGTATATCCACGTATGAAAGAATTATATAAATTCTTTAAATACAATGGAAAGGTAATCGACATAGAAGATTACGACAAAAGCATCATGAGTATATTCTCTCGCGAAATTTTACGTATGATTTCTGAAGGTGAACGCGGATGGGAAGATATGGTGCCAGAAGGCACGGCAGACTTAATTAAAGATTATCGTTTATTTGGGTATACCAGAAAACCTTTAACCCTATCTAAACGTAAATAG
- a CDS encoding endonuclease III domain-containing protein: protein MTKQERVNFVINTLYKLYPEIPIPLDHKDPYTLLIAVLMSAQSTDVRVNKITPLLFERADNPYDMVKLSVEEIRDIIKPVGLSPMKSKGIHGLSEILIKKHNGKVPQSFEALEALPAVGHKTASVVMSQAFGIPAFPVDTHIHRLMYRWNLSNGKNVVQTEKDAKRLFPKELWNDLHLQIIWYGREYSPARGWNLDKDIITKTIGRQSVINEYNKLKKS, encoded by the coding sequence ATGACCAAACAAGAAAGAGTAAACTTTGTTATTAATACACTTTATAAACTTTATCCGGAAATCCCTATTCCTTTAGATCATAAAGACCCTTACACCTTATTAATAGCAGTATTAATGTCTGCGCAAAGCACTGATGTAAGGGTTAATAAAATCACCCCTTTACTATTTGAAAGAGCAGACAACCCGTATGATATGGTCAAGCTTTCGGTAGAAGAAATAAGAGACATTATAAAACCCGTTGGCTTATCTCCAATGAAAAGCAAAGGCATTCACGGCTTATCGGAAATACTTATAAAAAAACATAATGGCAAAGTACCACAAAGCTTTGAAGCACTTGAAGCTTTACCAGCCGTTGGACATAAAACAGCCAGTGTTGTTATGTCTCAAGCCTTTGGAATCCCTGCTTTTCCTGTAGATACGCACATTCATAGGTTAATGTATCGTTGGAATTTAAGTAATGGTAAAAATGTTGTACAAACAGAAAAAGACGCAAAAAGATTGTTCCCAAAAGAATTATGGAATGACTTACACCTTCAAATTATTTGGTATGGTAGAGAGTATTCACCTGCACGAGGCTGGAACCTAGATAAAGATATTATCACAAAAACAATTGGCAGGCAATCTGTTATCAATGAATATAATAAATTAAAAAAGTCCTGA
- a CDS encoding DNA topoisomerase IV produces the protein MKFLFLILLLSVVSCYETTRDCKDYKTGEFYSEVIINDELFTSKFKRTNELQVEVYNNKIDSSKLRWINDCEVIFKTIKPKNMAEQKDIHLKILTTTDSSYTYEYSYVGETKKQKGIAYRVK, from the coding sequence ATGAAATTTTTATTCCTAATACTTTTATTAAGTGTTGTTAGTTGTTATGAAACAACTCGTGATTGTAAGGACTATAAAACTGGGGAATTCTATAGTGAAGTAATTATTAATGATGAACTATTTACATCTAAATTCAAAAGAACAAACGAGTTGCAGGTTGAAGTTTACAATAATAAAATTGATTCGTCTAAATTACGTTGGATTAATGACTGCGAAGTTATTTTTAAAACAATCAAACCTAAAAACATGGCGGAACAAAAAGATATTCATTTAAAAATTTTAACAACAACAGATTCTTCTTATACTTATGAATATTCCTATGTAGGCGAAACGAAAAAGCAAAAAGGTATTGCCTACAGAGTTAAGTAA
- a CDS encoding GNAT family N-acetyltransferase — MTKKNSDFFFEYYEKSNIPDTFNEVLHVQEQKTFINSNYDVDKNLDIINSIFFVPNYIVPKIDSKLFNIKKVTQFFKGYTILLDGFASVDEYLKFRFKKNAKSILKRVKRLELCFPVSYQFYYGNISEDDYDLLMNTLKKMIINRFKQRDDVSQNLLNWDHYHKIFFNLINEKKASLFVIKNDTEPICISISNHYNGKLFSSVSSYDIDYGKFSLGNIEIYKKLEWCIENGHNAYEMGMGDLSYKREWSNNIYNFEHQIIYPKKSFFVIILANIEYLKVLTKEEIYKIAYVKYKAWKAKRKKPKPFLAKYTTSKFDSESNIENLIVVDVNLENYHFLRKPFFDFLYSNMENINTVTVYEVSKHTKTYLIVGKTNRQQVIFI, encoded by the coding sequence ATGACTAAAAAAAATAGCGATTTCTTTTTTGAATATTATGAAAAAAGTAACATTCCAGATACTTTTAATGAGGTTTTGCATGTACAAGAACAAAAAACTTTTATTAATTCTAATTATGATGTAGACAAAAATTTAGATATTATTAATTCTATATTTTTTGTGCCAAATTATATTGTTCCCAAAATTGATAGTAAACTCTTTAATATAAAAAAAGTTACTCAATTCTTCAAGGGGTATACCATTTTATTGGATGGATTTGCCTCTGTTGATGAATATTTGAAATTCCGATTCAAAAAAAATGCTAAATCTATTCTCAAAAGAGTTAAAAGGTTAGAGTTGTGTTTTCCTGTTAGCTACCAGTTTTATTATGGAAATATTTCTGAGGATGATTATGATCTTTTAATGAACACGCTTAAAAAGATGATCATAAATAGGTTTAAACAAAGAGATGATGTTAGTCAAAACCTTCTAAACTGGGATCATTATCATAAAATATTTTTTAATTTAATTAATGAAAAAAAAGCATCCCTTTTCGTCATTAAAAATGATACAGAGCCCATATGCATATCTATAAGCAATCATTATAACGGAAAGTTATTTAGTTCTGTGTCTTCATACGATATCGATTATGGTAAATTTAGTTTAGGAAATATTGAAATCTATAAAAAATTAGAATGGTGTATTGAAAATGGGCATAATGCTTATGAAATGGGTATGGGGGATTTAAGCTATAAGCGTGAGTGGTCTAATAATATATATAATTTCGAACATCAAATTATATATCCCAAGAAATCATTTTTTGTAATTATACTGGCAAACATTGAATACCTTAAAGTATTAACCAAAGAAGAGATATACAAAATAGCATATGTGAAATATAAAGCTTGGAAAGCAAAACGTAAAAAACCAAAACCTTTTCTGGCAAAATATACTACATCAAAATTTGATAGTGAATCAAACATTGAAAATTTAATAGTAGTAGATGTTAATTTAGAAAATTATCATTTTTTAAGAAAACCTTTTTTCGATTTCTTGTATTCAAACATGGAAAATATTAATACTGTAACGGTATATGAGGTTTCAAAACACACAAAAACATATTTAATCGTTGGAAAAACAAACAGGCAACAAGTTATTTTTATATAA
- a CDS encoding cupin-like domain-containing protein, whose amino-acid sequence MNIVSEILDQSQPIEEISSIDATSFKKDYFKKKKPVIIKGLAKEWEASKKWNLDFFLGLKDDKDVYLLSDNFIQDDNRYRKASFKDYIKQLKDAEDTNKNFKDYLTTLDIFEYYPELKNHIDFSFFEKHTKVNDITAWIGPAGTISGFHADTANNVYAQIRGKKMFIISSTKFNKTMYPSSKHIYGAVASDVDINNFDKDKFPKFMKNDFKSVILEPGDVLFVPQNWWHYVQALDSSISISNFGYTKFEVYSLKFKERIIQSLHKRGYYKANNCFCCEKS is encoded by the coding sequence ATGAATATAGTATCTGAGATATTAGACCAAAGTCAGCCTATTGAAGAAATATCATCCATAGATGCAACTTCTTTTAAAAAGGACTATTTTAAAAAGAAAAAGCCTGTCATCATAAAAGGGCTAGCCAAAGAATGGGAAGCTTCAAAAAAGTGGAACCTAGACTTTTTTCTGGGTCTTAAAGACGATAAGGATGTATACTTACTATCAGATAATTTTATTCAGGATGATAACAGATACAGGAAGGCATCCTTTAAAGACTATATAAAGCAATTAAAGGATGCCGAGGATACTAACAAAAATTTCAAAGATTATTTAACAACATTAGATATTTTTGAATATTATCCTGAGCTTAAAAATCATATTGATTTTTCTTTTTTTGAAAAGCACACAAAAGTAAATGATATAACAGCTTGGATTGGCCCAGCTGGAACCATATCCGGCTTTCATGCAGATACAGCTAATAATGTATATGCTCAAATAAGAGGAAAAAAAATGTTCATAATTTCTTCAACAAAATTTAATAAAACGATGTACCCAAGTAGTAAGCACATTTACGGTGCTGTAGCTAGCGATGTTGATATTAATAATTTTGATAAGGATAAATTCCCTAAGTTTATGAAAAATGACTTTAAAAGTGTTATTCTAGAGCCAGGAGATGTGTTATTTGTACCGCAAAATTGGTGGCATTATGTGCAAGCCCTTGATTCTTCAATAAGCATTAGTAATTTTGGTTATACAAAATTTGAAGTTTATAGTTTAAAATTCAAAGAACGAATCATACAGTCTTTGCATAAAAGAGGCTATTATAAAGCTAATAACTGCTTCTGTTGTGAAAAAAGTTAA
- a CDS encoding helix-turn-helix domain-containing protein produces MINTGDFVNRLQKIMDYYGESASSFAEKIGVQRSSISHILSGRNKPSLDFILKTLSSFPEVDLYWLLNGKGDFPSKSNLKEPKPNPEKETDLFSINEKLPVKTPNDKDIERIVIFYSDGSFKNFEN; encoded by the coding sequence ATGATAAACACAGGTGATTTTGTAAACAGATTGCAAAAAATAATGGATTACTATGGGGAATCTGCTTCCTCTTTTGCTGAGAAAATTGGTGTACAGCGTTCAAGTATTTCTCATATATTATCTGGTAGAAATAAACCCAGCTTAGACTTTATCTTAAAAACCCTTTCATCCTTTCCAGAAGTTGATTTATATTGGCTATTAAATGGCAAAGGAGATTTTCCCTCAAAAAGTAACCTTAAAGAGCCTAAACCCAATCCTGAAAAAGAAACAGATCTTTTCTCTATAAATGAAAAATTGCCAGTTAAAACGCCTAATGATAAGGACATTGAGCGTATTGTTATTTTTTATTCTGACGGAAGTTTTAAAAACTTTGAGAATTAG
- a CDS encoding MBL fold metallo-hydrolase — MKVTFLGTGTSQGIPIIGSKHPVCLSTNSKDKRLRVSVLVAWDNYTYVIDCGPDFRYQMLRAECDRIDGIVFTHEHSDHVLGLDDIRPFYFKQGDIPIYAHKRVLKSLRKRFDYIFATKNKYPGAPTVITNRVKNKSFKLKNMKVVPVNGLHDKLQVFGYRFNDFAYLTDMKTVSDKEIEKIIGVKILVVNALRIDSHRSHFNLEEALQFINKVKPGKAYLTHISHLLGFHEDVEKMLPENVFLAYDDLEITI; from the coding sequence TTGAAAGTAACTTTTTTAGGAACAGGAACATCTCAAGGTATTCCAATTATTGGAAGCAAGCATCCTGTTTGTTTAAGCACAAATTCTAAAGATAAAAGATTGCGTGTTTCTGTTTTAGTGGCTTGGGATAATTATACGTATGTGATTGATTGTGGACCGGATTTCAGATATCAAATGCTAAGAGCTGAATGTGATAGAATTGATGGTATTGTTTTTACTCATGAACATTCCGATCATGTATTGGGGCTGGATGATATTAGGCCTTTTTATTTTAAGCAAGGCGATATTCCTATTTATGCGCATAAGCGTGTATTAAAATCATTGCGAAAACGGTTTGATTATATTTTTGCTACAAAAAACAAATACCCAGGAGCTCCAACTGTAATTACCAATCGAGTAAAAAATAAATCATTTAAATTAAAAAATATGAAAGTAGTCCCTGTTAATGGTTTGCATGACAAGCTACAGGTATTTGGTTATAGGTTTAATGATTTTGCTTATTTAACCGATATGAAAACGGTCTCAGATAAGGAGATTGAAAAAATTATAGGTGTAAAAATATTAGTTGTCAATGCTTTAAGAATAGATTCGCATCGTTCACATTTTAATTTAGAAGAGGCATTGCAGTTTATTAACAAAGTAAAACCGGGAAAGGCTTACTTAACCCATATTAGTCATTTACTTGGGTTTCATGAAGATGTAGAGAAAATGTTACCTGAGAATGTTTTTTTAGCATATGATGATTTAGAAATAACAATTTAA